In Argopecten irradians isolate NY chromosome 11, Ai_NY, whole genome shotgun sequence, one DNA window encodes the following:
- the LOC138335711 gene encoding uncharacterized protein, giving the protein MAENMHPFRELLKPDQPFKWTEDLQRIFDESKIVIANEIKMGVLIFDPSKPTSLATNYSKSGIGFWLLQKHCTCTNDSSLCCRDGWKVTLVGSRFTHAAEMRYTPVEGEALAVADALDKVRHFVLGHPIGDTDKLVLEDDVATMFSSTTDFGVLHGLRTPSSGLAFVGEHVIAAAFTTLNAIDLRSVTWDRVKTATTSDDNMQALHALIESGMPNDRHELPKSLQEYFTLRDDLHTVDVVRYSNWPIVEKASDGSSGLIESLRRTFVTFGIPDQLASDGGPEFTAMSTRRFLENWGVHHRLSSVAFPHSNCYAEVGVKTVKRLIIGNTSTSGDLDTDAVHST; this is encoded by the exons ATGGCCGAGAACATGCATCCATTTCGTGAATTACTCAAGCCTGATCAACCATTTAAGTGGACTGAAGATCTTCAACGAATATTCGATGAATCTAAAATCGTCATCGCAAACGAAATTAAAATGGGTGTTCTAATTTTCGATCCAAGTAAACCAACGTCCCTCGCGACGAATTATTCGAAGTCTGGAATAGGATTTTGGTTGCTACAAAAACACTGTACGTGTACCAATGATAGTTCCCTGTGCTGTCGCGATGGATGGAAAGTAACACTTGTCGGAAGTCGGTTCACGCACGCCGCGGAAATGCGCTACACTCCAGTTGAGGGAGAAGCTTTAGCCGTAGCGGATGCTCTAGATAAGGTTCGACACTTCGTTCTCGG ACATCCTATTGGCGATACAGATAAACTCGTTCTCGAAGATGACGTTGCAACTATGTTCTCATCAACCACTGACTTCGGTGTACTACATGGTTTACGCACACCGTCCTCCGGATTAGCTTTTGTCGGGGAACATGTCATAGCGGCAGCTTTTACAACACTGAATGCCATCGATTTACGTTCCGTAACATGGGATCGTGTCAAAACAGCCACCACAAGCGATGACAACATGCAGGCGTTACACGCGTTGATAGAATCCGGTATGCCGAACGATCGGCATGAACTTCCGAAGTCACTACAGGAATATTTCACACTCCGTGATGACCTTCATACAGTAGATG TCGTTCGTTATTCTAACTGGCCAATAGTGGAGAAAGCGTCCGATGGTTCTAGCGGCTTGATAGAAAGCCTCCGAAGGACATTTGTTACTTTTGGCATTCCAGATCAACTAGCCTCAGATGGAGGTCCCGAGTTTACTGCCATGAGCACACGACGATTCCTCGAAAACTGGGGCGTTCACCATCGCCTATCATCTGTCGCCTTTCCCCATAGTAACTGTTACGCTGAAGTGGGAGTCAAAACAGTGAAGCGATTGATCATCGGCAATACAAGCACCAGTGGAGATCTTGACACTGATGCGGTACATTCCACATGA